A part of Paraburkholderia largidicola genomic DNA contains:
- a CDS encoding tautomerase family protein: MPLTRIAVRAGKPAAYRQALTQSIQRALVAGFNVPEDDIFMVITEHDESNFVYDRNYLGIARSDDFVLIQLTVTNSRTQEQKKALYKRIVDNLAEHPGVRREDVFINLVEVLKENWSFGNGIAQYAL; the protein is encoded by the coding sequence ATGCCTCTCACCCGCATCGCAGTTCGCGCCGGCAAGCCCGCTGCCTACCGCCAGGCGCTCACGCAAAGTATCCAGCGCGCGTTGGTCGCCGGGTTCAACGTACCCGAGGACGACATCTTCATGGTCATCACCGAGCACGACGAGAGCAACTTCGTCTATGACCGCAACTATCTCGGCATCGCGCGCAGCGACGATTTCGTGCTGATCCAGCTCACCGTGACCAACAGCCGGACGCAGGAGCAGAAAAAGGCGCTCTACAAGCGCATCGTCGACAACCTCGCCGAGCATCCGGGCGTGCGGCGCGAGGACGTATTCATCAATCTCGTCGAAGTGCTGAAGGAGAACTGGTCGTTCGGCAACGGGATCGCGCAGTACGCGCTCTGA
- a CDS encoding TOBE domain-containing protein — protein MTSDNNDASHDDLQFGGSVWFRSGEQALGGTQRIALLAAIGETGSITGAAKAIGMSYKAAWDAVDAMNNLAGETLVIRSTGGKGGGGTTLTPRALTLIDTFRAVEREHRLFLERAGAAIAGFSDDWQLIGRIGMKTSARNQWYGKVSAIQRGTVNDEVSLALPGGHSVVAVVTHESTETLGLAVGGEAVALVKASSVLLVADDGMAERLSTRNRLRGTVSAVQRGAVNAEVSLTLEGGAVVTAVVTNESVAEVGIAEGQALVAAFKASSVILGVTA, from the coding sequence ATGACATCCGATAACAACGACGCTTCCCACGACGATTTGCAATTTGGCGGTTCCGTCTGGTTCCGCTCCGGCGAGCAGGCGCTCGGCGGCACGCAGCGCATTGCGCTGCTGGCGGCGATCGGCGAAACCGGCTCGATCACGGGCGCGGCCAAAGCCATCGGCATGAGCTACAAGGCCGCGTGGGATGCCGTCGACGCGATGAACAACCTCGCGGGCGAAACGCTCGTGATCCGCTCGACGGGCGGCAAGGGCGGCGGCGGCACGACGCTCACGCCGCGTGCGCTGACGCTGATCGACACGTTTCGCGCCGTCGAACGCGAGCACCGGCTGTTTCTCGAACGCGCGGGCGCGGCGATCGCCGGCTTCTCCGACGACTGGCAACTGATCGGCCGCATCGGCATGAAGACGAGCGCGCGCAACCAGTGGTACGGCAAGGTCAGCGCGATCCAGCGCGGCACGGTCAATGACGAGGTCTCGCTGGCGTTGCCGGGCGGGCACTCGGTGGTCGCCGTCGTCACGCACGAAAGCACGGAGACGCTGGGGCTGGCCGTCGGCGGCGAGGCGGTGGCGCTCGTCAAGGCGTCGTCGGTGCTGCTGGTTGCCGACGACGGCATGGCGGAGCGTCTGTCGACCCGGAACCGCCTGCGCGGCACGGTGTCGGCGGTGCAGCGCGGCGCCGTGAACGCCGAGGTGTCGCTGACGCTGGAAGGCGGCGCGGTCGTCACGGCCGTCGTCACCAACGAGAGCGTCGCAGAAGTGGGAATCGCCGAAGGGCAGGCGCTCGTGGCCGCGTTCAAGGCGTCGAGCGTGATTCTGGGCGTAACGGCGTAG
- a CDS encoding ATP-binding cassette domain-containing protein, with the protein MPLTVDIRKTLRTAERQFTLDVSFTASAQRMVLFGPSGAGKSLTLQAIAGLLRPDEGQIVLHGDPLFDSTRGIDQKPQARRLAYLFQDYALFPHLNVRQNIGFGMHTGWLNPGRRFSHPQIDYWLDALDLKTVAGHHPAQLSGGQKQRVALARALVAQPRLLLLDEPFSALDHALRARMRRELSDLQTRLDIPMLLITHDPDDVAAFGDQVVQVYDGSVRENAPFAGYPRTVS; encoded by the coding sequence ATGCCGCTCACCGTCGATATCCGCAAAACGCTGCGCACCGCCGAACGCCAGTTCACGCTCGACGTGTCGTTCACCGCGAGCGCGCAGCGCATGGTGCTGTTCGGGCCGTCGGGCGCGGGCAAGAGCCTGACCTTGCAGGCAATCGCCGGCTTGCTGCGTCCCGACGAAGGCCAGATCGTGCTGCACGGCGACCCGCTCTTCGACAGTACACGAGGCATCGACCAGAAGCCGCAGGCGCGGCGTCTCGCGTATCTCTTTCAGGATTACGCGCTATTCCCGCATCTGAACGTGCGGCAGAACATCGGTTTCGGGATGCACACAGGCTGGCTGAATCCGGGACGGCGTTTTTCGCATCCGCAGATCGACTACTGGCTCGACGCGCTGGATCTGAAAACGGTGGCCGGTCATCATCCGGCGCAGCTTTCGGGCGGGCAAAAGCAGCGCGTGGCGCTGGCGCGCGCGCTCGTCGCGCAGCCGCGCCTGCTGTTGCTCGACGAGCCGTTTTCCGCGCTCGATCACGCATTGCGCGCGCGCATGCGGCGCGAACTGTCCGATCTGCAGACGCGGCTCGACATCCCCATGCTGTTGATCACGCACGATCCCGACGATGTCGCCGCATTCGGCGATCAGGTCGTGCAGGTGTACGACGGCAGCGTGCGCGAAAACGCGCCGTTCGCTGGCTATCCCCGCACTGTGTCCTAG
- the modB gene encoding molybdate ABC transporter permease subunit, translated as MEQAWIPLMLSLKVAGWATALNIVFGVAAGFGLARWHSGARDLIDSLLTLPLVMPPTVLGYYLLVLLGRRGVFGAWLDRFDIQLVFTWQGAVIASMVVAFPLVLKSARAAFESVDPQLERAARTLGISETAIFFRVTLPLASRGILAGALLAFARALGEFGATLMIAGNLPGRTQTLSVAVYAAVQAGDDSTANFLVLVTSVTCVVILVLAGRLVPQHSLMTSR; from the coding sequence ATGGAACAGGCCTGGATTCCGCTGATGCTGTCGCTGAAGGTCGCGGGCTGGGCGACGGCGCTGAACATCGTGTTCGGCGTCGCGGCCGGCTTCGGCCTGGCGCGCTGGCACTCCGGCGCGCGTGACCTGATCGACTCGCTGCTGACGCTGCCGCTCGTCATGCCGCCGACGGTGCTCGGCTATTACCTGCTGGTGCTGCTCGGCCGGCGCGGCGTGTTCGGCGCATGGCTCGACCGCTTCGACATCCAGCTGGTGTTCACGTGGCAAGGCGCGGTGATCGCGTCGATGGTGGTCGCGTTTCCGCTCGTGCTGAAGTCGGCGCGTGCTGCGTTCGAATCCGTCGATCCACAACTGGAGCGCGCCGCGCGCACGCTCGGCATCAGCGAAACGGCGATTTTCTTTCGGGTGACGCTGCCGCTCGCATCGCGCGGCATTCTCGCGGGCGCCCTGCTCGCGTTCGCACGCGCGCTCGGCGAGTTCGGCGCCACGCTGATGATCGCGGGCAATCTGCCGGGCCGCACGCAGACGCTGTCGGTTGCCGTCTACGCCGCCGTGCAGGCGGGCGACGACAGCACGGCCAACTTCCTCGTGCTCGTGACCTCGGTCACCTGCGTCGTGATTCTCGTGCTCGCGGGCCGGCTCGTGCCGCAACACTCGCTGATGACGTCCCGCTGA
- the modA gene encoding molybdate ABC transporter substrate-binding protein: MSLPSMIRFLKPALLVASAFSFAFAAQARADELVVSAAASLTNAFKAVGDAYEKEHPGTKLLFNFGASDVLMQQIVKGAPADVFASADQKAMDKAAEQKVIVPSTRKDFAANSLVLIVPTDSKLAPSNLNELTSASVKRISYGDPASVPVGRYTEGALKAAGVWDAVSAKGVLASNVRQSLDYVSRGEVDAGFVFGTDAAVMPDKVKVALTVPTTTPISYPIAQVEGSKHAADAQSFITFVLSPAGQAVLAKYGFKPAH, encoded by the coding sequence ATGTCCCTCCCGTCGATGATCCGCTTCCTGAAACCTGCCCTGCTCGTCGCGAGCGCGTTTTCGTTTGCCTTCGCCGCGCAGGCCCGCGCCGACGAACTCGTCGTGTCGGCGGCCGCGAGCCTGACCAACGCGTTCAAGGCTGTCGGCGACGCGTACGAGAAGGAGCATCCCGGCACCAAGCTGCTGTTCAACTTCGGCGCGTCCGACGTGCTGATGCAGCAGATCGTGAAGGGCGCGCCCGCCGACGTGTTCGCGTCCGCCGACCAGAAAGCGATGGACAAGGCCGCCGAGCAAAAAGTGATCGTCCCGTCGACGCGCAAGGACTTCGCTGCTAACTCGCTCGTGCTGATCGTGCCGACGGACAGCAAGCTCGCGCCGTCGAACCTGAACGAACTGACGTCGGCGAGTGTGAAGCGCATTTCGTACGGCGATCCGGCCTCCGTGCCTGTCGGCCGCTACACGGAAGGCGCGCTGAAGGCGGCGGGCGTATGGGACGCGGTCAGCGCGAAGGGCGTGCTGGCGTCGAACGTGCGGCAGAGCCTCGATTACGTGTCGCGCGGCGAAGTCGACGCCGGTTTCGTGTTCGGCACGGATGCCGCCGTGATGCCCGACAAGGTCAAGGTCGCGCTGACCGTGCCGACCACCACACCGATCAGCTATCCGATCGCGCAGGTCGAAGGCAGCAAGCACGCCGCCGACGCGCAGTCGTTCATCACCTTCGTGCTGTCGCCGGCGGGTCAGGCCGTGCTCGCGAAGTACGGCTTCAAGCCGGCGCACTAA
- a CDS encoding phosphatase PAP2 family protein: protein MLHLSQQFWLLVTNFGGAGLTLPLAFAIALWLAVGYSWRLAAVWLALLGVAIGLVTATKIAFLGWGVGVRVWDFTGLSGHAMFATAVFPVAALLVLLPAPPAVRVVGVALALFGGALVGFSRVVIEAHSPSEAITGCIVGGLTALVFVRIAWNATPPGRLPVAPVVLSLTIITLGLHAVHLPTQRWVTHIALKISGHDRPFVRARWKALRDTYTPGSPAAPLAPLQKTRNVAVPLPDSDA from the coding sequence ATGCTTCACCTTTCTCAACAATTCTGGCTTCTTGTTACAAATTTCGGCGGCGCCGGACTGACGTTGCCGCTCGCTTTCGCCATCGCGCTGTGGCTCGCCGTCGGCTATTCATGGCGGCTCGCCGCCGTCTGGCTGGCTCTGCTCGGTGTCGCCATTGGTCTGGTCACGGCGACGAAGATCGCGTTTCTCGGCTGGGGGGTCGGCGTGCGCGTGTGGGACTTCACCGGCCTGAGCGGACACGCCATGTTCGCCACAGCCGTGTTCCCCGTTGCCGCCTTGCTCGTTCTGCTGCCGGCGCCGCCCGCCGTGCGTGTCGTAGGCGTGGCGCTCGCGCTGTTCGGGGGTGCGCTCGTCGGCTTTTCGCGCGTCGTCATCGAGGCGCATTCGCCGTCGGAAGCGATAACAGGCTGCATCGTCGGCGGGCTGACGGCGCTCGTGTTCGTGCGGATTGCGTGGAATGCGACGCCGCCTGGACGCCTGCCCGTCGCGCCCGTGGTGTTGAGTCTGACGATCATCACGCTGGGTCTGCACGCGGTGCATCTGCCGACCCAGCGCTGGGTCACGCATATCGCGCTGAAAATTTCCGGCCACGACCGGCCGTTCGTCCGCGCCCGCTGGAAGGCGCTGCGCGACACCTACACGCCCGGTTCGCCGGCCGCGCCCCTCGCGCCGTTGCAAAAAACACGCAACGTCGCTGTGCCCTTGCCCGATTCCGACGCATAA
- a CDS encoding extracellular catalytic domain type 1 short-chain-length polyhydroxyalkanoate depolymerase has protein sequence MPKSLTKIWLGGLKRLFAIQTEHARATTKRKPKRSSTRAVTRPAAATVPKPSSKVRQTTTRDAPQRGARESRVRPRAAAWASGSWTRSFHSAPAAPGSLVNHLQYGLYLPAGKTVKHAPLVVMLHGCTQSIDEFAEGTRMNLLADRYGFAVVYPEQSKHAHAHRCWHWYDDTDRAGRAEARAVVSLVEALVEAHGLDRERVYVAGISAGAGLTSLLALHFPEHFAAVALHSGPAFGDAHSGIAAMDVMRRGTRQDPVALVDAVADVTTYPGMPAIILQGEADRVVAPVNAEQLTEQFLRLNGIVDARGVRKVGDVKEDRKATVTTRDYTRGGRRVVRLCRVQGLGHAWSGGDDAVPFHSSKGPDASSLLWDFFRHQRRTESARAARGTADGARQRAS, from the coding sequence ATGCCAAAAAGCTTGACGAAAATCTGGCTAGGCGGCCTGAAACGCCTGTTTGCGATCCAGACGGAACACGCCCGCGCGACGACGAAGCGCAAGCCAAAGCGGTCGTCGACCCGGGCCGTCACCCGGCCTGCTGCCGCCACGGTGCCCAAACCATCATCGAAAGTCCGCCAGACCACGACGCGCGATGCGCCGCAGCGCGGCGCGCGTGAATCCCGTGTGCGGCCGCGTGCCGCCGCCTGGGCGAGCGGTTCGTGGACGCGATCGTTCCACTCCGCGCCCGCCGCCCCCGGTAGCCTCGTGAATCATTTGCAGTACGGGCTGTATCTGCCCGCCGGCAAAACGGTCAAGCACGCGCCGCTCGTCGTGATGCTGCACGGCTGCACGCAGTCCATCGACGAATTTGCCGAAGGCACGCGCATGAACCTGCTCGCCGACCGCTACGGCTTTGCCGTCGTGTACCCGGAGCAGTCGAAGCATGCGCATGCGCACCGCTGCTGGCATTGGTATGACGATACCGACCGTGCGGGCCGCGCTGAAGCGCGCGCCGTCGTGTCGCTCGTCGAGGCGCTAGTGGAAGCGCATGGGCTCGACCGCGAGCGGGTGTATGTCGCCGGGATATCGGCGGGCGCCGGGTTGACGTCGCTGCTGGCGCTGCATTTTCCCGAGCATTTCGCTGCCGTCGCGCTGCATTCCGGACCCGCGTTCGGCGATGCACATTCCGGCATCGCCGCGATGGACGTGATGCGGCGTGGCACGCGGCAGGACCCCGTTGCGCTGGTCGATGCCGTCGCTGATGTGACGACTTACCCGGGCATGCCCGCGATCATCCTGCAGGGCGAAGCCGACCGCGTCGTCGCGCCTGTCAACGCCGAGCAACTAACGGAGCAGTTTCTGCGGCTGAACGGCATCGTCGATGCACGAGGCGTGCGCAAGGTCGGCGACGTCAAGGAAGACCGCAAGGCGACCGTCACGACACGCGATTACACGCGCGGCGGGCGGCGCGTCGTGCGCCTCTGCCGCGTGCAGGGCCTCGGCCACGCGTGGAGCGGCGGCGACGATGCGGTGCCGTTTCACTCGTCGAAGGGTCCGGATGCGTCCAGTCTGTTGTGGGACTTTTTTCGGCATCAACGTCGCACCGAGTCGGCACGGGCCGCCAGAGGTACCGCTGACGGCGCGCGGCAGCGCGCGAGTTGA
- a CDS encoding DUF3563 family protein, giving the protein MYLISRLFLFLTKSYDLRVKEQNDAYLAEATDLYDLEFRMRKIDREARLRQPSWMSQH; this is encoded by the coding sequence ATGTATCTGATCAGCCGCCTTTTCCTGTTTCTGACGAAGTCCTACGACCTGCGTGTCAAAGAGCAAAACGACGCGTACCTGGCCGAAGCCACGGATCTGTACGACCTCGAGTTCCGCATGCGCAAGATCGACCGCGAAGCGCGACTGCGTCAGCCGTCGTGGATGAGCCAGCACTAA
- a CDS encoding cryptochrome/photolyase family protein codes for MTRAYQLDAHFQNGLVWFRRDLRTGDNAALYYALKHCERVWCVFVFDTTILQPLIDWAHERDGHKGKVQDRRVEFILASLEELDRSLKEGGGGLIVLHGDPHEAIPRLAAQLEAEAVFTNRDYEPVAIERDEAVAERLNDEGRQLLTFKDQVIFERDELLNGQGKPFAVFTPYKNAWLKKLTPFDLKPYPVERYAKSLARPPRKLDHAWPTLGQMGFAPGKLAETELPTGMSGAQTLLEDFRARIDSYADRRDFPAARGTSHLSVHLRFGTVSIRTLARLAHEMSLQPDGQGAATWLSELVWRDFYFMILAHHPQIAKHASFKPEFDTLRWETGKRADTLFAAWCEGRTGYPLVDAAMLQLNQTGFMHNRLRMVTASFLAKDLGIDWRRGERYFEEKLNDFDFSANNGGWQWAASTGCDAQPWFRIFNPVTQSEKFDPQGLFIKRFLPELEKVPAKWVHAPWQANPDDLKDWGVVLGKDYPQPVVDHAKARQETLARYGVLRSR; via the coding sequence ATGACCCGCGCCTACCAACTCGACGCACACTTTCAGAACGGACTCGTATGGTTTCGCCGCGATTTGCGCACGGGCGACAACGCAGCGCTGTATTACGCCCTCAAGCATTGCGAACGTGTCTGGTGCGTGTTCGTGTTCGATACGACCATTCTTCAGCCGTTGATCGATTGGGCGCATGAGCGCGATGGGCATAAGGGCAAGGTGCAGGATCGGCGGGTCGAATTCATTCTGGCTTCGCTGGAAGAACTCGACCGATCGCTGAAAGAAGGCGGCGGCGGGTTGATCGTCCTGCATGGCGATCCGCATGAAGCGATTCCCAGGCTTGCCGCGCAACTCGAAGCCGAAGCCGTTTTCACCAATCGCGACTACGAGCCCGTTGCAATCGAGCGCGATGAGGCAGTCGCCGAACGGCTAAACGATGAAGGACGTCAGTTGCTGACGTTCAAGGACCAGGTGATTTTCGAGCGCGACGAACTACTCAACGGACAAGGCAAGCCCTTCGCCGTGTTCACGCCTTACAAGAACGCGTGGCTGAAGAAACTGACGCCGTTCGACCTGAAGCCGTATCCCGTCGAACGGTACGCAAAGAGTCTCGCGCGGCCGCCGCGCAAGCTCGATCACGCATGGCCGACGCTCGGCCAAATGGGCTTCGCGCCCGGGAAACTGGCGGAAACAGAACTGCCGACAGGCATGAGCGGCGCACAAACACTGCTCGAAGATTTTCGGGCCCGCATCGACAGCTACGCCGACCGGCGCGACTTTCCCGCCGCACGCGGGACGAGCCATCTGTCGGTGCATTTGCGCTTCGGCACGGTGTCGATCCGCACGCTTGCGCGGCTCGCGCACGAGATGTCGCTGCAACCGGACGGCCAGGGCGCCGCCACGTGGCTATCGGAACTGGTCTGGCGGGACTTCTATTTCATGATCCTCGCGCATCATCCGCAGATCGCGAAGCACGCGTCTTTCAAGCCGGAGTTCGACACACTGCGCTGGGAAACGGGCAAACGCGCCGACACGCTATTCGCCGCCTGGTGCGAAGGACGCACCGGCTATCCGCTCGTCGACGCCGCGATGCTTCAACTGAACCAGACTGGCTTCATGCACAACCGTCTGCGGATGGTGACAGCGAGTTTTCTGGCGAAGGATCTGGGTATCGACTGGCGGCGCGGCGAGCGCTACTTCGAGGAAAAGCTCAACGACTTCGACTTCTCCGCAAATAACGGCGGCTGGCAATGGGCGGCGTCGACGGGATGCGACGCGCAGCCGTGGTTCCGGATTTTCAACCCGGTGACGCAGTCGGAGAAGTTCGATCCGCAAGGGCTTTTTATCAAGCGCTTCTTGCCGGAACTCGAGAAGGTGCCCGCGAAGTGGGTTCACGCGCCGTGGCAGGCGAATCCCGACGATCTGAAGGATTGGGGCGTGGTGCTGGGGAAAGACTATCCGCAGCCTGTCGTCGATCATGCAAAAGCGCGCCAGGAAACACTGGCGCGCTATGGCGTGCTGCGCTCGCGTTGA
- a CDS encoding organic hydroperoxide resistance protein codes for MNVLYKATATSNGGRDGRAVSSDNALDVKLAAPRELGGNGAQGTNPEQLFAAGYSACFLSAMKFVAGQRKQAVPAETTVTADVGVGPNDKGGFALDIELRVSLPGLDAAAAQDLVNAAHQVCPYSNATRGNVDVRVNVV; via the coding sequence ATGAACGTACTGTACAAGGCAACGGCAACGAGCAATGGCGGTCGCGATGGTCGCGCAGTTTCGTCGGACAACGCGCTCGACGTGAAGCTGGCGGCGCCGCGCGAACTCGGCGGCAACGGCGCGCAAGGCACGAACCCGGAACAACTGTTCGCGGCCGGCTACTCGGCGTGTTTCCTGAGCGCGATGAAGTTCGTCGCCGGACAGCGCAAGCAGGCCGTGCCCGCTGAAACCACCGTCACAGCCGATGTCGGCGTCGGTCCGAACGACAAGGGCGGCTTCGCGCTCGATATCGAACTGCGCGTCTCGCTGCCGGGCCTCGACGCAGCGGCAGCGCAAGATCTGGTGAACGCCGCCCATCAGGTTTGCCCGTACTCGAACGCGACGCGCGGCAATGTCGATGTGCGCGTGAACGTGGTCTGA
- a CDS encoding MarR family winged helix-turn-helix transcriptional regulator: MTQRTAFPVTLDEQLCFALYSTSLAMTKAYKPILDRLGLTYPQYLTMLILWESDDVTVKDIAARLNLDSATVTPLLKRLESQGYVERVRGTEDERLVFIRLTKSGVALKRTARDVPEEIFCATQQTPEFLMRLRSDLQQLRGTLNDYLERY; encoded by the coding sequence ATGACCCAGCGCACCGCCTTTCCCGTTACGCTCGACGAGCAACTCTGCTTCGCGCTCTATTCGACGTCCCTCGCGATGACCAAGGCCTACAAGCCGATTCTCGACCGGCTTGGCCTCACGTATCCGCAGTATCTGACGATGCTCATCCTCTGGGAAAGCGACGACGTCACCGTCAAGGACATCGCCGCGCGCCTGAACCTCGATTCGGCAACGGTCACGCCGCTGCTCAAGCGGCTCGAATCGCAAGGCTATGTCGAGCGCGTGCGCGGCACGGAAGATGAACGGCTCGTCTTTATCCGGCTGACGAAATCGGGCGTCGCGCTCAAGCGCACCGCGCGCGACGTGCCGGAAGAAATCTTTTGCGCAACCCAGCAGACGCCCGAATTCCTGATGCGGCTGCGCAGCGATCTGCAGCAGTTGCGCGGCACCCTGAACGACTACCTCGAACGCTACTGA
- a CDS encoding BPSS1780 family membrane protein, with protein MQLIEVPAKTGYVWFRQGIWLFRRNPLAFLTLFFAYLLAMTAISLIPIIGGVLPLMLIPGVAVGFMAACRDTIAGKPVLPTILVDGFRSYGGQVSKRLLLLGVLYIIAMAVVLMGSALADGGMLLHLMISGESMQPEAVANSDIPLAVLTALAFYVPVAMLFWFAPVLAAWHDVPTIKAMFFSIVSCWRNRGAFIVYGALWFAVATTVSFGLSALLQALGAGDLALVILMPASIIVTTMLYCSFYATYRGCFGVQAPGQPLPPAPSSPSP; from the coding sequence ATGCAACTGATCGAAGTTCCGGCGAAAACCGGCTATGTGTGGTTCCGGCAAGGCATCTGGCTGTTTCGCAGGAACCCGCTCGCATTTCTGACGCTGTTCTTCGCATACCTGCTCGCGATGACGGCAATCTCGCTGATTCCCATCATCGGCGGCGTGCTGCCGCTGATGCTGATTCCCGGCGTCGCCGTCGGCTTCATGGCGGCGTGCCGCGACACGATCGCGGGCAAGCCGGTGTTGCCCACCATTCTTGTCGATGGGTTCCGCTCTTACGGCGGCCAGGTGTCGAAGCGCCTGCTGCTGCTCGGCGTGCTGTACATCATCGCGATGGCGGTCGTGCTAATGGGTTCGGCGCTCGCGGACGGTGGCATGCTGCTGCATCTGATGATCAGCGGCGAATCGATGCAGCCGGAAGCCGTCGCCAACAGCGATATCCCGCTCGCCGTGCTGACAGCGCTCGCGTTCTACGTGCCCGTTGCAATGCTGTTCTGGTTCGCGCCCGTGCTCGCCGCGTGGCATGACGTGCCGACCATCAAGGCGATGTTCTTCAGCATTGTCAGTTGCTGGCGCAATCGCGGCGCGTTCATCGTGTACGGCGCGCTGTGGTTCGCCGTCGCGACGACCGTGTCGTTCGGGCTGTCCGCGCTGCTGCAGGCGCTTGGTGCGGGCGATCTCGCGCTGGTGATCCTGATGCCCGCATCGATCATCGTCACGACGATGCTCTACTGCTCGTTTTACGCCACGTATCGCGGCTGCTTCGGCGTGCAAGCGCCCGGCCAGCCATTGCCGCCCGCCCCCTCTTCGCCCTCTCCCTGA
- a CDS encoding homoserine kinase — protein sequence MAVFTAVTEAQLADWMRHYDLGEVVEFRGITSGIENSNFFLTTTRGEYVLTIFEKLTAQQLPFYLDLMRHLASHRVPVPDPMPRDDGALFGMLNGKPATIVTKLDGAPELAPGVAHCVEVGQMLARLHLAGRDFGHHQPNLRSLPWWQETVPGVVPFLTDAQRTLITEELAHQQAFFASADYASLPEGPCHCDLFRDNVLFAHAAPGTHHEVELGGFFDFYFAGCDKWLFDVAVTVNDWCVDLATGKLDDARVDALLRSYQTVRPFTPAENRHWGDMLRAGAYRFWVSRLYDFHMPRAAELLKPHDPGHFERILRERLAGAAL from the coding sequence ATGGCCGTATTCACCGCTGTCACCGAAGCCCAACTCGCAGATTGGATGCGCCACTACGATCTCGGCGAAGTCGTCGAATTTCGCGGCATTACATCCGGTATCGAGAACAGCAATTTCTTTCTGACGACCACGCGCGGCGAGTACGTCCTCACGATCTTCGAAAAGCTTACGGCGCAGCAACTGCCGTTCTATCTCGATCTGATGCGCCATCTGGCGTCGCACCGCGTGCCCGTGCCGGACCCGATGCCGCGCGACGACGGCGCGCTGTTCGGCATGCTCAACGGCAAGCCCGCGACCATCGTCACGAAGCTCGACGGCGCGCCCGAACTCGCGCCCGGCGTCGCGCACTGCGTCGAAGTGGGGCAGATGCTGGCGCGCCTGCATCTGGCGGGCCGCGACTTCGGGCATCATCAGCCGAATCTGCGCAGCCTGCCGTGGTGGCAGGAAACCGTGCCGGGCGTCGTGCCGTTTTTGACGGACGCGCAGCGCACGCTGATCACGGAAGAACTCGCGCATCAACAGGCGTTCTTCGCGTCGGCGGACTATGCATCGCTGCCCGAAGGCCCGTGCCATTGCGATCTGTTCCGCGACAACGTCCTGTTCGCTCATGCGGCGCCCGGCACGCATCATGAAGTGGAACTCGGCGGTTTCTTCGACTTTTATTTCGCAGGCTGCGACAAGTGGCTCTTCGACGTTGCCGTGACCGTCAACGACTGGTGCGTCGACCTCGCCACGGGCAAGCTCGACGACGCGCGCGTCGACGCGCTGCTGCGCTCGTATCAGACCGTACGCCCGTTCACTCCCGCCGAAAACCGGCACTGGGGCGACATGTTGCGCGCGGGCGCATACCGTTTCTGGGTCTCGCGCCTGTATGATTTCCATATGCCGCGCGCCGCCGAACTGCTCAAGCCGCACGATCCGGGTCATTTCGAGCGCATCCTGCGCGAGCGCCTTGCGGGCGCCGCACTCTAG